Proteins from a single region of Salvelinus sp. IW2-2015 linkage group LG4p, ASM291031v2, whole genome shotgun sequence:
- the LOC111960554 gene encoding FXYD domain-containing ion transport regulator 6-like isoform X2: METVLFFLFSLLVYVADGEKEKKEVDPFVYDYHSLRICGLVFGVVLFALGILLILSRKCRCCPNQEKKLKAPGDEEATAETLIVSKAKEPEPEPEAKAEN; this comes from the exons ATGGAAACTGTTCTGTTCTTCCTCTTTTCGCTCCTGGTGTATGTGGCTG ATGGtgaaaaggagaagaaagaggtagACCCATTTGTCTATG ACTATCATAGCCTGCGGATCTGTGGACTGGTCTTTGGTGTGGTGCTCTTCGCGCTGggcatcctcctcatcctca GCCGAAAATGTCGCTGCTGTCCCAATCAGGAGAAGAAGCTCAA GGCCCCTGGAGACGAAGAGGCGACGGCAGAGACCCTGATTGTGTCCAAAG CTAAGGAACCGGAGCCAGAGCCTGAAGCTAAGGCTGAGAACTGA
- the LOC111960554 gene encoding FXYD domain-containing ion transport regulator 6-like isoform X1 translates to METVLFFLFSLLVYVADGEKEKKEVDPFVYDYHSLRICGLVFGVVLFALGILLILSKSSYFSRKCRCCPNQEKKLKAPGDEEATAETLIVSKAKEPEPEPEAKAEN, encoded by the exons ATGGAAACTGTTCTGTTCTTCCTCTTTTCGCTCCTGGTGTATGTGGCTG ATGGtgaaaaggagaagaaagaggtagACCCATTTGTCTATG ACTATCATAGCCTGCGGATCTGTGGACTGGTCTTTGGTGTGGTGCTCTTCGCGCTGggcatcctcctcatcctcagtaAGTCTTCATACTTCA GCCGAAAATGTCGCTGCTGTCCCAATCAGGAGAAGAAGCTCAA GGCCCCTGGAGACGAAGAGGCGACGGCAGAGACCCTGATTGTGTCCAAAG CTAAGGAACCGGAGCCAGAGCCTGAAGCTAAGGCTGAGAACTGA